In Micromonospora sp. LH3U1, one genomic interval encodes:
- the rplV gene encoding 50S ribosomal protein L22: MPGKGDAPVLPGARAVARHVRISPMKARRVVNLVRGLPAKEALTVLQFAPQAASEQVYKVLASAIANAENNERLDPDALLVSEAFVDEGPTMKRFQPRAQGRAYRIRKRTCHITVAVEAVAPAAPRKAAAKKAAPATEAAPAEAQSKTEDAE, translated from the coding sequence ATGCCAGGAAAGGGCGACGCTCCGGTGCTTCCGGGCGCGCGGGCGGTTGCGCGGCACGTGCGCATCTCGCCGATGAAGGCGCGCCGGGTGGTCAACCTCGTCCGCGGCCTGCCCGCGAAGGAGGCGCTCACGGTGCTGCAGTTCGCGCCGCAGGCTGCGAGCGAGCAGGTGTACAAGGTGCTCGCTAGCGCGATCGCCAACGCGGAGAACAACGAGCGGCTGGACCCCGACGCGCTGCTCGTCAGCGAGGCCTTCGTTGACGAGGGCCCGACGATGAAGCGGTTCCAGCCGCGGGCGCAGGGTCGGGCGTACCGAATCCGCAAGCGCACCTGCCACATCACCGTGGCGGTCGAAGCGGTCGCGCCGGCAGCGCCGAGGAAGGCCGCGGCGAAGAAGGCCGCCCCGGCCACGGAGGCCGCACCGGCCGAAGCGCAGAGCAAGACGGAGGACGCCGAGTAA
- the rplE gene encoding 50S ribosomal protein L5, with translation MTTATEKTMPRLKERYRNEIVAQLREQNSYGNPMQVPRLVKIVVNMGVGEAARDAKLIDGAVRDLATITGQKPQVRRATKSIAQFKLREGMPIGAKVTLRGDRMWEFMDRLLSIALPRIRDFRGLDGRKLDGHGNYTFGLTEQSVFHEIDQDRIDRPRGMDITVVTTATTDDEGRALLKLLGFPFKEN, from the coding sequence ATGACCACGGCTACCGAAAAGACCATGCCGCGCCTCAAGGAGCGGTACCGCAACGAGATCGTGGCCCAGCTGCGTGAGCAGAACAGCTACGGCAACCCCATGCAGGTGCCGCGGCTGGTCAAGATCGTCGTCAACATGGGTGTCGGCGAGGCTGCTCGCGACGCCAAGCTGATCGACGGTGCGGTCCGCGACCTCGCCACGATCACCGGCCAGAAGCCGCAGGTGCGGCGGGCGACCAAGTCCATCGCGCAGTTCAAGCTCCGCGAGGGCATGCCGATCGGCGCGAAGGTCACCCTTCGTGGCGACCGGATGTGGGAGTTCATGGACCGGCTGCTCTCCATCGCGCTGCCGCGTATCCGTGACTTCCGCGGCTTGGACGGGCGCAAGCTGGACGGGCACGGCAACTACACGTTCGGTCTGACCGAGCAGTCTGTGTTCCACGAGATCGACCAGGACCGGATCGATCGCCCGCGGGGCATGGACATCACGGTGGTCACCACCGCCACGACCGACGACGAGGGCCGGGCGCTGCTCAAGCTCCTGGGCTTCCCGTTCAAGGAGAACTGA
- the rpmC gene encoding 50S ribosomal protein L29, with translation MAAGVKATELRELSEEELVTKLREAKAELFNLRVQAATGQLDNNRRLQVIRREIARIYTIMRERELGLSAAPTEVTAS, from the coding sequence ATGGCAGCGGGCGTTAAGGCGACCGAGCTGCGTGAGCTCTCCGAAGAGGAGCTGGTCACGAAGCTGCGGGAGGCCAAGGCGGAGCTGTTCAACCTCCGCGTGCAGGCCGCAACCGGGCAGCTGGACAACAACCGGCGGTTGCAGGTCATCCGTCGGGAGATCGCCCGGATCTACACGATCATGCGTGAGCGCGAGCTGGGGCTCTCGGCCGCGCCGACTGAGGTGACTGCATCATGA
- the rpsH gene encoding 30S ribosomal protein S8, whose product MTMTDPIADMLTRLRNANQAYHDQVKMPYSKIKANIAEVLKAEGYIATWSVEEPEEGAVGKRLVVELKYGQSRERSLAGIKRVSKPGLRVYAKSDGLPRVLGGLGVAIISTSQGLLTDRQARKRSVGGEVLAFVW is encoded by the coding sequence ATGACGATGACCGACCCGATCGCAGACATGCTCACGCGTCTGCGTAACGCCAACCAGGCGTACCACGATCAGGTGAAGATGCCCTACTCCAAGATCAAGGCGAATATCGCCGAGGTCCTGAAGGCCGAGGGTTACATCGCCACCTGGTCGGTCGAGGAGCCCGAAGAAGGCGCCGTCGGCAAGCGACTGGTCGTCGAGCTGAAGTACGGCCAGAGCCGCGAGCGGAGCCTGGCCGGCATCAAGCGCGTGTCCAAGCCCGGTCTCCGGGTGTACGCCAAGTCGGACGGGCTCCCGCGGGTGCTCGGTGGGCTGGGCGTGGCGATCATTTCGACGTCCCAGGGGCTGCTGACCGACCGGCAGGCCCGCAAGCGGAGTGTTGGCGGGGAAGTCCTCGCCTTCGTCTGGTAA
- the rplP gene encoding 50S ribosomal protein L16, whose product MLMPRKPPKGFRKPHHPDRSGASKGGNRVVFGEFGIQALEPAYVTNRQIESARIAMTRHIKRGGKVWITIFPDQALTKKPAETRMGSGKGSPEWWVANVKPGRVLFEMSFPNEQTAREAMRRAIHKLPMKCRIVTREVGES is encoded by the coding sequence ATGCTGATGCCGCGCAAGCCCCCGAAGGGCTTCCGCAAGCCGCACCACCCGGACCGCAGTGGCGCGTCCAAGGGTGGTAACCGGGTGGTGTTCGGCGAGTTCGGGATCCAGGCTCTCGAGCCGGCGTACGTGACCAACCGGCAGATCGAGTCGGCGCGTATCGCGATGACTCGCCACATCAAGCGTGGTGGCAAGGTCTGGATCACGATCTTCCCGGACCAGGCCCTCACCAAGAAGCCTGCCGAGACCCGGATGGGTTCCGGCAAGGGCTCGCCCGAGTGGTGGGTCGCCAACGTCAAGCCGGGGCGGGTTCTCTTCGAGATGTCCTTCCCCAACGAGCAGACCGCGCGAGAGGCTATGCGTCGCGCGATCCACAAGCTCCCGATGAAGTGCCGCATTGTTACGCGCGAAGTGGGTGAATCCTGA
- the rpsC gene encoding 30S ribosomal protein S3 produces the protein MGQKVHPTGFRLGISTDWKSRWFADKLYKDYIGEDVKIRRMMSKGLERAGISKVDIERTRDRVRVDIHTARPGIVIGRKGAEADRIRGELEKLTGKQVQLNIIEVKNPESDAQLVAQGVAEQLSSRVSFRRAMRKAMQSAMKNPVCKGIRVQVSGRLGGAEMSRTEFYREGRVPLHTLRANIEYGFFEARTTFGRIGVKVWIYKGDAVMGRETPAEAGPSRPRRGERGDRPERPRRGRSGSSGTTAGGTEAGRAAATTIAQQAETPSGEPVDSAAVAATASAPAETQQEG, from the coding sequence ATGGGTCAGAAGGTTCACCCCACTGGGTTCCGGCTCGGCATCTCGACCGACTGGAAGTCCCGCTGGTTCGCAGACAAGCTCTACAAGGACTACATCGGCGAGGATGTCAAGATCCGCCGCATGATGTCCAAGGGCCTCGAGCGTGCCGGGATTTCCAAGGTCGACATCGAGCGCACCCGCGACCGGGTCCGGGTCGACATCCACACCGCCCGGCCGGGCATTGTCATCGGCCGTAAGGGTGCGGAGGCCGACCGGATCCGCGGCGAGCTTGAGAAGCTCACCGGCAAGCAGGTTCAGCTGAACATCATCGAGGTGAAGAACCCCGAGTCGGACGCTCAGCTTGTTGCGCAGGGCGTGGCCGAGCAGCTGTCCAGCCGGGTCAGCTTCCGTCGGGCGATGCGCAAGGCCATGCAGTCGGCGATGAAGAACCCGGTCTGCAAGGGCATCCGGGTTCAGGTCTCGGGTCGCCTCGGCGGCGCCGAGATGAGCCGGACCGAGTTCTACCGTGAGGGCCGGGTTCCGCTGCACACGCTGCGGGCCAACATCGAGTACGGCTTCTTCGAGGCCCGTACCACGTTCGGCCGGATCGGTGTGAAGGTCTGGATCTACAAGGGCGACGCCGTCATGGGCCGGGAGACTCCGGCCGAGGCCGGTCCGTCCCGCCCGCGTCGTGGTGAGCGTGGCGATCGTCCCGAGCGTCCGCGTCGTGGCCGGTCGGGTTCGTCCGGCACCACGGCCGGTGGCACCGAGGCCGGTCGGGCTGCTGCGACCACCATCGCGCAGCAGGCCGAGACGCCGAGCGGCGAGCCGGTCGACAGCGCAGCTGTCGCCGCCACGGCTTCCGCTCCGGCAGAAACGCAGCAGGAGGGCTGA
- the rpsQ gene encoding 30S ribosomal protein S17, whose product MTEETATAAARSRRKVREGLVISDKMDKTVVVEVEDRVRHALYGKIMRRTAKLKVHDEQNAAGTGDRVLIMETRPLSATKRWRIVEILEKAK is encoded by the coding sequence ATGACCGAAGAGACCGCCACCGCCGCCGCGCGGTCGCGCCGCAAGGTCCGCGAGGGCCTGGTGATCAGCGACAAGATGGACAAGACCGTCGTTGTCGAGGTCGAGGACCGGGTTCGGCACGCGCTGTACGGCAAGATCATGCGCCGTACGGCCAAGCTGAAGGTGCACGACGAGCAGAACGCCGCTGGCACCGGCGACCGGGTTCTCATCATGGAGACCCGGCCGCTGAGCGCCACCAAGCGTTGGCGGATCGTGGAGATCCTGGAAAAGGCCAAGTAG
- the rplF gene encoding 50S ribosomal protein L6 produces MSRIGRKSIPVPAGVDITIDGQTVKVKGPKGQLQHTLAEPISIERAEDGQLSVNRPNDERKAKELHGLSRTLVANMIVGVTEGYRKSLEIAGTGYRVTAKGSDLEFALGFSHPVIVPAPAGITFTVERPTLFHVAGIDKQQVGEVAANIRKIRPPEPYKGKGVKYQGEVIRRKAGKAGKK; encoded by the coding sequence ATGTCGCGAATTGGACGTAAGTCGATCCCGGTACCAGCCGGCGTCGACATCACGATCGACGGGCAGACCGTCAAGGTCAAGGGCCCCAAGGGCCAGCTCCAGCACACCCTCGCCGAGCCGATCTCGATCGAGCGGGCCGAGGATGGGCAGCTGAGCGTCAACCGGCCGAACGACGAGCGCAAGGCCAAGGAACTCCACGGCCTGAGCCGTACGCTGGTTGCAAACATGATCGTCGGGGTCACCGAGGGCTACCGTAAGAGCCTGGAGATCGCCGGCACCGGTTACCGGGTCACCGCCAAGGGTTCGGACCTCGAGTTCGCGCTCGGGTTCTCGCACCCGGTGATCGTCCCCGCCCCGGCGGGCATCACCTTCACGGTGGAGCGGCCGACCCTGTTCCACGTGGCTGGCATCGACAAGCAGCAGGTCGGTGAGGTCGCCGCCAACATCCGGAAGATCCGCCCGCCGGAGCCCTACAAGGGCAAGGGCGTCAAGTACCAGGGCGAGGTCATCCGCCGCAAGGCTGGAAAGGCAGGTAAGAAGTGA
- the rpsS gene encoding 30S ribosomal protein S19: protein MPRSLKKGPFVDDHLLKKVEVQNDKGSKNVIKTWSRRSTIIPEMLGHTIAVHDGRKHVPVFVTEAMVGHKLGEFALTRTFKGHEKDDRKSRRR, encoded by the coding sequence ATGCCTCGCAGCCTGAAGAAGGGCCCGTTCGTAGACGACCACCTGCTCAAGAAGGTGGAAGTACAGAACGACAAGGGCTCCAAGAACGTGATCAAGACCTGGTCGCGGCGCTCGACGATCATCCCCGAGATGCTGGGGCACACGATCGCCGTGCATGACGGACGCAAGCACGTCCCGGTGTTCGTGACCGAGGCGATGGTCGGGCACAAGCTCGGCGAGTTCGCGCTGACCCGCACTTTCAAGGGTCACGAGAAGGACGACCGGAAGAGCCGTCGGCGCTGA
- a CDS encoding type Z 30S ribosomal protein S14, producing MAKKALIIKAAAKPKFSVRAYTRCQRCGRPKAVYRKFGLCRICIREMAHRGELPGVSKASW from the coding sequence ATGGCCAAGAAGGCGCTGATCATCAAGGCGGCCGCGAAGCCGAAGTTCTCGGTTCGCGCGTACACCCGCTGCCAGCGGTGCGGGCGTCCGAAGGCGGTCTACCGCAAGTTCGGGCTCTGCCGGATCTGCATCCGGGAGATGGCTCACCGCGGTGAGCTGCCGGGCGTGTCCAAGGCTTCCTGGTAA
- the rplX gene encoding 50S ribosomal protein L24: MTVKVKKGDTVVIIAGKDKGAKGKVIAAYPRQDKILVEGVNRVKKHTRISTTQRGAKTGGIVTQEAPIHVSNVQVLDSDGKPTRVGYRFDDNGQKVRIARSTGKDL, from the coding sequence GTGACCGTGAAGGTCAAGAAGGGCGACACGGTCGTCATCATCGCCGGCAAGGACAAGGGCGCCAAGGGCAAGGTCATTGCGGCCTACCCGCGGCAGGACAAGATCCTGGTTGAGGGCGTGAACCGGGTCAAGAAGCACACTCGAATCAGCACCACCCAGCGTGGCGCCAAGACCGGCGGCATCGTCACTCAGGAGGCCCCGATCCACGTCTCGAACGTGCAGGTCCTGGACTCCGACGGCAAGCCGACCCGCGTCGGTTACCGGTTCGACGACAACGGCCAGAAGGTCCGCATCGCGCGTAGCACCGGTAAGGACCTGTGA
- the rplN gene encoding 50S ribosomal protein L14 — MIQQESRLRVADNTGAREILCIRVLGGSGRRYASIGDVIVATVKDAIPGAGVKKGDVVKAVIVRTAKERRRPDGSYIRFDENAAVIIKDGGDPRGTRIFGPVGRELRDKRFMKIISLAPEVL; from the coding sequence GTGATTCAGCAGGAGTCGCGACTGCGCGTCGCCGACAACACGGGTGCTCGGGAGATCCTTTGCATCCGGGTTCTCGGTGGCTCGGGTCGGCGCTACGCGAGCATTGGCGACGTCATCGTGGCCACGGTCAAGGACGCGATCCCGGGTGCCGGTGTGAAGAAGGGCGACGTCGTCAAGGCGGTCATCGTTCGCACGGCCAAGGAGAGGCGCCGGCCGGATGGCTCGTACATCCGCTTCGACGAGAACGCCGCCGTCATCATCAAGGACGGCGGGGACCCGCGTGGTACCCGCATCTTCGGCCCGGTGGGCCGGGAGCTGCGTGACAAGCGGTTCATGAAGATTATTTCCCTCGCGCCGGAGGTGTTGTGA